In the genome of Catharus ustulatus isolate bCatUst1 chromosome 32, bCatUst1.pri.v2, whole genome shotgun sequence, the window GGAGGGCCACGAGCGGGCAATGCTGAAGCGGCTCCTGCGCATCGACGCCAAGTGCCTGCACTTCACCCCCAAGGACTGGAGCAAGCGGGGCAAGTGGTGAGGCCACGCCCCGGCCACGCCCTGCCAGGCCACGCCCCCCTCGTTACCTGGCGCAGCTCATTAAGCGACACCTGGCCCCGCCCACAGCAGGCGCTGCAAATCCTTTATTGACCATAAAAGGAAAGGGGTGGGGCATGGGCAGGCCCCACCCACAGTGGGCGTGGCTCCATTTGTGGGTGGAGCCTGCTGTGAacagctttgggttttttaaataaaatgggGAGGGGCTTCCACAGGCTCCTCCCACTGGGAGGGGTTCCAGGCACTCTGGTTGAATTAGACCCCGCCCCTTGGGTGTGGCCAGCTCTGTTAATGAGGTGGGCGTGGTTTTAATGCACTGGGCGTGGCTGCAGTTGTGGGTGTGgcctcagccaggctggatCAGTTGATGCCGTGGGATGGGCGTGGCTTGTGCAGGCCCCACCCTCTGGGTGTGTCCATGGTGGGTGTGGCCTGTCAGGGCTCCGCCTCCTCATCGCTGCCCTCGCTCACGGGGGCgtggagctgggggaggggcagggtcaggggggcctcagggaccccaaaatgggaccccaaaCATGAGCCCGGGACCCCCAAATGAAGATTTTGGACCCCCCAAGtgaagccccctccccacccaccaTGAGCCCCCCATGACAGCCCAgggtccccaaatgtcaccgCCGgcctcccccaacccccccaccAGACTCACAGCTGGGCaaaatgtccccagatgtgaccccagaccccccaaatgtgaccctggaccccaaaatgtgaccccagaccccccaaatgtgcccccagcccccccagacTCACAGCCTGGGCAAGGGGTCCCCACTGCAGGGCCCGGGCCAGGCCCTGGCCGGGGGCAGGGGCAGTGTCAGCCCCCCAGTCCGTGATGGCCTCAAACGACCCCGTCAGGGTcaccctgccagcctgggggcAAAGGGCAAAGGTCAGGGGGGAAAGGGggctgagacccccccaaaaaaggggaaaaggaggggggTCTCTGCCCCACTGAGGGGGTTCGGGGGGTCTCTGCCCCCCCGGCCTCACCTGGGAGGGGTCTCCCGGCTCCTCCCCCCGCAGCAGGAGCCCCCGGTAGCCCGCGGGCAGCGGCAGCTCCCGGCCCCCCAGGCGGCGCCCCCGGAACGAGgcccagagctctgagggaGTGGAGCAAAgtcaggaccccccaaacccgaCGCCCCCCATTCTCACAGATCCCCCGACCCCCTCCCCAAGCTCCCCAAGAGCCCCCGTGTGCCCCCCGCCCCAGAAACCCTCCCAAGCTCATTCCCACTCCCCTCAGAATCCCCCTTAAACCAAATTACCGCCCCCCCAAAACGGAACCCCCCGCACTGTCCCGGCCCTCAccgccgccggggccgggccggggccgcagGAACACGGCCACGGGCGCGGGCCCGTCGTGCTGGATgcggcagggcaggagctgaacGGGGAGCGGCTCCGGGGGAGCCCCAGGTGGGACCCGGACCCGAACCGCCATCACTGAGGGAGGATGGAGGGCGGAAGTGACGTAATGATGCGCCGGAAGTGGCCGTGAGTCCGCCGCGTAGAAACAAACATGGCGGCACGGAAGTGACGTTGTGATGTGCAAGGAATGATGGGAGCTGTAGTTCGGGGTTGAGCTCGGACCCCA includes:
- the RNASEH2C gene encoding ribonuclease H2 subunit C, producing MAVRVRVPPGAPPEPLPVQLLPCRIQHDGPAPVAVFLRPRPGPGGELWASFRGRRLGGRELPLPAGYRGLLLRGEEPGDPSQAGRVTLTGSFEAITDWGADTAPAPGQGLARALQWGPLAQALHAPVSEGSDEEAEP